Proteins found in one Pseudoxanthomonas sp. SL93 genomic segment:
- a CDS encoding DUF1427 family protein: MMLTLLGLVLALAIGMGCRLLDVPLPAPPRLQGALLVVAMTAGFLVAERMLA, translated from the coding sequence ATGATGCTGACATTGCTCGGCCTGGTGCTGGCACTGGCCATCGGCATGGGCTGCCGCCTGCTGGACGTGCCGCTGCCCGCGCCGCCCCGGCTGCAAGGGGCGCTGCTGGTAGTCGCCATGACGGCGGGTTTCCTGGTCGCCGAACGCATGCTCGCCTGA
- a CDS encoding GNAT family N-acetyltransferase — protein sequence MFGTRGEAAKCQCQRAILPLREYWHMPRDVREAFLRKEVCRSRAAAPGLVAYLAADPVGWCRVGPRSNFAPLRNSPVPWAGRDEDKEDPSVWAVVCFVVRAGYRKRGISQALATAAISHARQNGAVALEGYPMATGDGDIPWGELRVGARGVFQRCGFTEVARPTQRRSVMRIDF from the coding sequence GTGTTCGGGACCCGCGGCGAAGCGGCCAAATGCCAGTGCCAGCGTGCCATCCTGCCGTTGCGTGAGTACTGGCACATGCCGCGCGACGTGCGCGAGGCATTCCTCCGCAAGGAAGTGTGCCGCTCCCGTGCAGCTGCGCCCGGACTGGTCGCCTATCTGGCTGCGGATCCGGTGGGCTGGTGCCGGGTGGGGCCACGCTCGAACTTCGCACCGCTGCGCAACTCCCCCGTCCCCTGGGCCGGACGCGACGAAGACAAGGAAGACCCGTCGGTGTGGGCGGTGGTCTGCTTCGTCGTGCGCGCGGGCTACCGCAAGCGCGGCATTAGCCAGGCACTTGCCACCGCCGCCATTTCCCATGCGCGGCAAAACGGTGCCGTCGCGCTGGAGGGCTACCCGATGGCGACCGGCGACGGCGACATCCCGTGGGGCGAGCTGCGCGTGGGCGCACGCGGCGTGTTCCAGCGCTGTGGGTTCACCGAGGTGGCGAGGCCCACGCAACGCCGCTCGGTGATGCGGATCGATTTCTGA
- the fdxA gene encoding ferredoxin FdxA, whose protein sequence is MPFVVTENCIKCKYTDCVEVCPVDCFHEGPNFLVIDPDECIDCTLCEPECPINAIYPEDDVPAGQEGYVALNAELAKAWPVITTRKEPLPDAKDWEGKTDKLPLLER, encoded by the coding sequence ATGCCCTTCGTCGTCACCGAAAACTGCATCAAGTGCAAGTACACCGACTGCGTGGAAGTCTGTCCCGTGGACTGCTTCCACGAAGGCCCCAACTTCCTGGTGATCGATCCGGACGAATGCATCGACTGCACGCTGTGCGAACCGGAATGCCCCATCAATGCCATCTATCCGGAAGACGACGTGCCCGCGGGCCAGGAAGGCTATGTGGCGCTGAATGCCGAACTGGCCAAGGCCTGGCCGGTGATCACCACGCGCAAGGAACCGCTGCCCGACGCCAAGGACTGGGAAGGCAAGACCGACAAGCTGCCGCTGCTGGAGCGCTGA
- the dapA gene encoding 4-hydroxy-tetrahydrodipicolinate synthase, whose translation MHLSGSITALATPFTAAGELDLDAWRALLKQQQDGGTQGVVVAGSTGEAAALSDEEYDTLLRIAVEQLGGRIPVLAGTGQMNTAKTIAATRRAAAVGAQVALVVTPPYVRPTQAGLIAHYRAVADQGGLPVVLYNVPGRTGCDLLPETVAALVDHPGIVGIKEARAEPERMAALLALRSDTFAILSGDDPTASRAMLAGADGLISVGSNALPATFRRLCDLSRQGDAAAAAQLNAQLQDLYGFLGVESNPIPVKALLQRQGIGEGLRLPLQVLSAPHHSTADRLATLAAALEAQSSRETIAA comes from the coding sequence TTGCATCTTTCCGGCAGCATCACCGCATTGGCCACGCCGTTCACGGCGGCTGGCGAACTCGACCTTGACGCCTGGCGCGCGCTGCTCAAACAGCAGCAGGATGGCGGTACCCAGGGTGTCGTGGTGGCCGGGTCCACGGGTGAGGCGGCAGCCTTGTCGGACGAGGAGTACGACACCCTGCTGCGGATCGCGGTTGAGCAGCTCGGCGGACGGATTCCGGTGCTGGCCGGCACCGGCCAGATGAATACCGCCAAGACCATCGCCGCCACCCGTCGCGCGGCGGCGGTCGGCGCGCAGGTCGCGCTGGTGGTGACGCCGCCCTACGTGCGGCCGACGCAGGCGGGCCTGATCGCGCACTACCGCGCGGTCGCCGACCAGGGTGGCCTGCCGGTGGTGCTGTACAACGTGCCCGGCCGCACCGGTTGCGACCTGCTGCCGGAGACCGTGGCGGCGCTGGTCGACCACCCCGGTATCGTCGGCATCAAGGAAGCCCGCGCCGAACCCGAGCGCATGGCCGCGCTGCTGGCGTTGCGCAGCGACACGTTCGCCATTCTCAGCGGCGATGATCCGACTGCGTCGCGCGCCATGCTGGCCGGTGCCGATGGCCTGATTTCGGTCGGTTCCAATGCCTTGCCCGCCACCTTCCGCCGCCTGTGCGATCTGTCGCGGCAGGGCGACGCCGCCGCGGCTGCGCAGCTGAACGCGCAACTGCAAGACCTCTACGGCTTTCTTGGCGTGGAATCCAACCCCATCCCGGTCAAGGCGCTGCTGCAGCGCCAGGGCATCGGCGAAGGCCTGCGCCTGCCGTTGCAGGTACTGTCTGCCCCCCATCATTCCACCGCCGACCGGCTGGCCACGCTGGCCGCCGCGTTGGAAGCACAATCCAGCCGCGAAACGATCGCGGCCTGA
- a CDS encoding peroxiredoxin, which yields MTAKSANALPKSTLKLPLALSGGATTTLADHAGHWLVLYFYPKDSTPGCTTEGLDFNALLPKFKKLNATVLGVSRDSVKSHDNFCTKQGFKFPLVSDADEALCKAFDVIHEKNMYGRKVLGVVRSTFLISPDGRIAQEWRGVKVPGHADAVLEALKAHQAQ from the coding sequence ATGACGGCAAAAAGCGCCAACGCCCTACCGAAATCGACATTGAAACTGCCGCTGGCGCTGTCCGGCGGCGCCACCACCACCCTCGCCGACCATGCCGGCCACTGGCTGGTGCTGTACTTCTACCCGAAGGACAGCACGCCGGGCTGCACCACCGAAGGGCTGGATTTCAACGCGCTGCTGCCGAAATTCAAGAAGTTGAACGCCACCGTGCTGGGCGTGTCGCGCGACTCGGTGAAGTCGCACGACAACTTCTGCACCAAGCAAGGGTTCAAGTTCCCCCTGGTCAGCGACGCCGACGAAGCGCTGTGCAAGGCCTTCGACGTGATCCACGAGAAGAACATGTATGGCCGCAAGGTGCTGGGCGTGGTGCGCAGCACGTTCCTGATCTCGCCCGACGGCCGCATCGCGCAGGAATGGCGCGGCGTGAAAGTCCCCGGCCATGCCGATGCCGTGCTGGAAGCCCTGAAGGCCCACCAAGCCCAGTGA
- a CDS encoding glycine cleavage system protein R, with protein MPEAPLTDSTPRPSPTENHLLITAYTTHPESPLLSVTRRIADSGCNLVDARLSTVGRDVSVTALATGSWDAVAKLEAMLSRLERDEGLKLVFYRTGPKVVQSNLLPYIVEVVAADKPGILFQLADFFDRQGITIENLQSTRYRAMQTGAEMFSAQVTIGVPANMHIAALRDDFLEFCDHLNLDAIMDPMKF; from the coding sequence ATGCCGGAAGCCCCTTTGACCGACTCCACGCCCCGGCCCTCGCCGACCGAAAACCACCTCCTGATCACCGCCTATACGACGCATCCGGAGTCGCCGCTCCTGTCGGTGACGCGCCGCATCGCCGACAGCGGCTGCAATCTGGTGGATGCCCGGCTGTCGACGGTGGGCCGCGACGTCTCTGTGACGGCGCTGGCCACCGGCTCCTGGGACGCGGTAGCCAAGCTGGAAGCCATGCTCTCGCGCCTGGAGCGCGATGAAGGCCTGAAGCTGGTGTTCTACCGCACGGGTCCGAAGGTGGTGCAGTCCAACCTGCTGCCGTACATCGTGGAAGTGGTCGCCGCCGACAAGCCCGGCATCCTCTTCCAGCTGGCCGATTTCTTCGACCGCCAGGGCATCACCATCGAGAACCTGCAGAGCACGCGCTACCGCGCCATGCAGACCGGTGCGGAGATGTTCTCGGCGCAGGTGACCATCGGCGTGCCGGCCAACATGCACATCGCCGCGCTGCGCGACGATTTCCTCGAATTCTGCGACCATCTGAACCTGGACGCGATCATGGATCCGATGAAGTTCTGA
- a CDS encoding DUF1427 family protein, which yields MNLKFLAGVLLGFAIGFGCRWMGIPVPAPPVLVGALLVVAMTLGYVVADRFMARREARHVAHCGGPTGETKQGGRP from the coding sequence ATGAACCTGAAATTCCTCGCCGGCGTGCTGCTGGGTTTCGCGATAGGTTTCGGCTGTCGCTGGATGGGCATCCCGGTGCCGGCGCCGCCGGTGCTGGTGGGCGCGCTGCTGGTGGTGGCGATGACGCTGGGGTATGTGGTCGCCGACCGTTTCATGGCGCGCCGCGAAGCACGCCACGTCGCGCACTGCGGCGGACCGACCGGTGAGACGAAACAGGGAGGACGCCCATGA
- a CDS encoding pirin family protein: MITLRPATSRGHANHGWLDSWHSFSFAEYYDDKHVHWGPLRVINEDRVAAGRGFGQHGHRDMEIISYVLEGALGHKDSMGTSSSIVPGDVQRMSAGTGVQHSEFNYSETGTTHFLQIWIIPDKQGVAPSYEEKRFAAEEKQGRLRLVVSPDGADGSISIHQDARLYAGLFDGDEAAVLRLAEGRLGYVHVARGEVTVNGHTLSAGDALLYEGEPLVSVGQGIGAEVLVFDLPPLK; this comes from the coding sequence ATGATCACCCTGCGCCCCGCCACCTCCCGCGGCCATGCCAACCATGGCTGGCTGGATTCGTGGCACAGCTTTTCCTTCGCCGAGTACTACGACGACAAGCACGTGCACTGGGGCCCGTTGCGCGTCATCAACGAAGACCGCGTGGCCGCCGGCCGCGGCTTCGGCCAGCACGGCCACCGCGACATGGAGATCATCAGCTACGTGCTGGAAGGCGCCTTGGGCCACAAGGACTCCATGGGCACCAGCTCCAGCATCGTGCCGGGCGACGTGCAGCGCATGAGCGCCGGTACCGGCGTGCAGCATTCCGAGTTCAACTACAGCGAAACCGGCACCACGCATTTCCTGCAGATCTGGATCATCCCCGACAAGCAGGGCGTGGCACCGTCGTACGAAGAAAAGCGTTTCGCCGCTGAAGAGAAGCAGGGCCGCCTGCGGCTGGTGGTCAGCCCGGACGGCGCCGATGGTTCGATCAGCATCCACCAGGATGCGCGCCTGTACGCCGGTCTGTTCGACGGCGACGAGGCGGCGGTGCTGCGCCTGGCCGAGGGACGCCTGGGTTACGTGCATGTGGCGCGCGGCGAAGTGACTGTCAACGGCCACACCCTGTCGGCCGGCGATGCGCTGCTCTACGAAGGCGAGCCGCTGGTCAGCGTGGGCCAGGGCATCGGTGCGGAAGTGCTGGTGTTCGACCTGCCGCCGTTGAAGTAA
- a CDS encoding PhoH family protein, whose translation MTRSKRIYVLDTNVLMHDPTALFKFEEHDVFLPMQVIEELDNAKKGTSEVSRNARQVSRFLNELIEGAGAEHIQAGIVLNHPQGLQLKPRSNIGKLYFQTKPVDPGRTFGAIAPDNKILASVLELREEHPEVPVILVSKDINLRIKASISGLVAEDYENDRALDDFSLLYTGALQLPEDFWHKHNADLRSWSDKGRTSYEVTMADDEDWHPNQYLYLPGEDEVELRVVRIGAERKATLTIVDDFRHGQHAVWGITARNREQNFALNALMDPEIDFVTLLGTAGTGKTLLALAAGLAQTMDQQRYREIIMTRATVSVGEDIGFLPGTEEEKMTPWMGALTDNLEVLTHNQEGGSWGRAATNDLLASRIKIRSMNFMRGRTFLSRYLILDEAQNLTPKQMKTLITRAGPGTKIVCLGNVEQIDTPYLTETTSGLTYAVDRFKDWAHSAHITLRRGERSRLADYASEVL comes from the coding sequence ATGACCCGTAGCAAGCGTATCTATGTGCTGGACACCAACGTGCTGATGCACGACCCCACCGCGCTGTTCAAGTTCGAGGAGCACGACGTCTTCCTGCCCATGCAGGTCATCGAGGAACTGGACAACGCCAAGAAGGGCACGTCCGAAGTCAGCCGCAACGCACGCCAGGTAAGCCGCTTCCTCAATGAACTCATCGAGGGCGCCGGTGCGGAACACATCCAGGCCGGCATCGTGCTGAACCACCCGCAAGGGCTGCAGCTCAAGCCGCGCAGCAATATCGGCAAGCTGTACTTCCAGACCAAGCCGGTGGATCCCGGCCGCACGTTCGGCGCCATCGCACCGGACAACAAGATCCTGGCATCGGTGCTGGAACTGCGCGAGGAACATCCGGAAGTCCCGGTGATCCTGGTGTCGAAGGACATCAACCTGCGCATCAAGGCCTCGATCAGCGGACTGGTGGCCGAGGACTACGAGAATGACCGCGCGCTCGACGATTTCAGCCTGCTGTACACCGGCGCGCTGCAGTTGCCGGAAGACTTCTGGCACAAGCACAACGCCGACCTGCGCAGCTGGAGCGACAAGGGCCGCACCAGTTACGAAGTGACCATGGCGGACGACGAGGACTGGCATCCCAACCAGTACCTTTACCTGCCCGGCGAGGACGAGGTGGAGCTGCGGGTGGTGCGCATCGGCGCCGAACGCAAGGCCACCCTGACCATCGTCGACGACTTCCGCCATGGCCAGCATGCGGTGTGGGGCATCACCGCGCGCAACCGCGAGCAGAACTTCGCGCTCAACGCGCTGATGGACCCGGAGATCGACTTCGTCACCCTGCTCGGCACCGCCGGCACCGGCAAGACGCTGCTCGCATTGGCCGCCGGGCTGGCGCAGACCATGGACCAGCAGCGCTACCGCGAGATCATCATGACCCGCGCGACGGTCAGCGTCGGCGAGGACATCGGCTTCCTGCCGGGTACCGAGGAGGAGAAGATGACGCCGTGGATGGGCGCGCTGACCGACAACCTGGAAGTGCTTACCCACAACCAGGAAGGCGGCTCGTGGGGCCGCGCGGCGACCAACGACCTGCTGGCCAGCCGCATCAAGATCCGGTCGATGAACTTCATGCGCGGGCGTACGTTCCTGTCGCGCTACCTGATCCTCGACGAGGCCCAGAACCTGACGCCCAAGCAGATGAAGACGCTGATCACCCGCGCCGGCCCCGGCACCAAGATCGTCTGCCTGGGCAACGTGGAGCAGATCGACACGCCGTACCTGACCGAAACCACGTCCGGCCTGACCTACGCGGTGGACCGCTTCAAGGACTGGGCGCACAGCGCGCACATCACCCTGCGGCGTGGCGAACGCTCGAGGTTGGCGGATTACGCGTCGGAAGTGCTCTGA